Proteins from one Triticum aestivum cultivar Chinese Spring chromosome 7A, IWGSC CS RefSeq v2.1, whole genome shotgun sequence genomic window:
- the LOC123148811 gene encoding tyrosine-sulfated glycopeptide receptor 1 has translation MQPLSSSCRSSNSRYTTKSSAPFASLVAAALLLCFVSPARSCTEQERGALLGFLGRLTPGGSGSLNVSWVNDTDCCQWEGVLCSGDGTVTDVLLPSRGLRGLVSPSFGDLPGLLRLNLSHNSLEGSLPAELVFSRSITVLDVSFNRLDGPLQELQSSDTGLPLQVLNISSNLFTGQFPSVTWEAMKNLVALNASNNTFTGQIPSSICSNAPLFDMLDLCFNQFSGNIPPGLGSCSMLKVLKVGHNNLSGALPPELFNATSLEQLSLPNNLLQGVIDGSHIAKLSNLTVLNLGSTGLSGKIPDSVGQLTRLEQLYLDNNHMSGELPPALGNCSNLRYITIRNNSFTGELSKVNFTMLDLRTADFSLNNFTGTIPESIYSCTNLVALRLAFNQFQGQISPSIGNLRSLSFFSITGNSFTNITNALQMLKSCKNLTSLLIGTNFKGETIPQDETIDGFEKLQVLTIDDCPLVGQIPLWISKLEKLEMLDLSMNQLTGPIPSWIDGLGFLFFLDISSNKLTGDIPAALTKMPMLLSEKNAAKLDPKFLELPVFWTPLRQYRMVSAFPNKLCLDNNNFTGVIPPEIGQLKMLDILNLSSNSLTGGIPQEICNLTNLQTLDLSNNQLTGAIPSALNGLHFLSKFDVSNNKLEGKVPSGGQFDSFSNSSYSGNPKLCGPMINNDCNSTSSSASPRRWNKKNITAVGLGVFFGGLAILFLLGRLLMALRRTNSVHQNKGSSNGDIEASSFTSASDDLCNVMKGSILVMVPQGKGESGKITFHDILKATNNFDQQNIIGCGGNGLVYKAELPNGPKLAIKKLNGEMCLMEREFTAEVDALTVAKHDNLVPLWGYYIQGNSRLLIYSYMENGSLDDWLHNRDNGNTLLDWPTRLEIAQGASRGLFYIHNICKPHIVHRDIKSSNILLDRDFKAYVADFGLARLIRPYDTHVTTELVGTLGYIPPEYGHAWVATLRGDIYSFGVVLLELLTGKRPVEVLSKSKELVQWVREMTSQGKHIEVLDPALREQGHEEQMLKVLEVARKCINHNPCQRPSIQEVVSCLENADVNLQTET, from the coding sequence ATGCAGCCGCTCAGCTCATCATGCCGTAGCAGCAACAGTAGATACACCACCAAATCGTCCGCACCGTTCGCCAGCCTTGTCGCTGCCGCCCTTTTGCTCTGTTTCGTCTCCCCGGCCCGCTCCTGCACGGAGCAGGAGAGGGGCGCCCTCCTCGGCTTCCTGGGCAGGCTCACGCCGGGCGGCAGCGGCAGTCTCAACGTGTCATGGGTGAACGACACGGACTGCTGCCAATGGGAAGGCGTCCTCTGCAGCGGCGACGGCACGGTCACGGACGTCTTGCTGCCTTCCAGAGGTCTCAGAGGCCTCGTCTCGCCATCCTTCGGCGATCTTCCTGGCCTGCTGCGCCTCAACCTGTCTCATAATTCGCTTGAAGGCAGCCTACCGGCAGAATTGGTGTTCTCCAGAAGCATTACTGTCCTCGACGTCAGCTTCAACCGCCTCGATGGTCCTCTGCAGGAGTTGCAATCCTCAGATACCGGCCTTCCTCTCCAGGTGCTGAATATCTCAAGCAATTTGTTTACAGGACAGTTTCCATCCGTGACATGGGAGGCCATGAAGAATCTGGTTGCTCTTAATGCGAGCAACAACACCTTCACAGGACAAATACCATCTTCTATCTGCAGCAACGCCCCCTTGTTTGACATGCTTGACCTTTGTTTCAACCAATTCAGTGGCAACATTCCCCCAGGGCTTGGCAGTTGCTCCATGCTGAAAGTGCTGAAGGTTGGACACAACAACCTCAGCGGAGCTCTCCCGCCGGAACTCTTCAAtgctacctcactggagcagctctCCTTACCCAACAATTTGTTGCAAGGAGTTATTGATGGCTCCCACATAGCAAAACTAAGCAATCTGACTGTCCTTAATCTTGGATCGACTGGTCTCAGTGGCAAGATTCCGGATTCTGTCGGCCAGCTAACAAGATTGGAGCAACTCTACTTGGACAACAACCATATGTCTGGTGAGCTGCCACCGGCCCTAGGTAACTGCTCAAATCTCAGATACATTACCATCAGAAACAACAGTTTTACCGGGGAACTTAGCAAAGTCAACTTCACCATGTTGGATCTGAGGACAGCTGATTTTTCATTGAACAACTTCACTGGTACAATTCCTGAAAGTATCTACTCATGCACCAACCTAGTTGCGTTACGGCTGGCTTTCAATCAATTTCAAGGCCAGATCTCACCAAGCATTGGAAATCTCAGGTCCCTCTCCTTCTTTTCAATCACCGGCAACTCTTTTACAAATATCACAAATGCACTTCAGATGCTCAAGAGCTGCAAGAATCTCACCTCCCTGCTTATTGGAACCAACTTCAAGGGTGAAACCATACCACAGGATGAAACAATTGATGGTTTTGAGAAGCTTCAGGTACTCACCATAGATGATTGCCCATTGGTTGGGCAAATCCCGCTTTGGATATCAAAGCTTGAAAAATTGGAGATGCTAGACCTGTCAATGAATCAACTCACTGGACCGATACCATCCTGGATTGATGGGCTGGGCTTCCTGTTCTTTCTAGATATATCAAGCAACAAGCTTACAGGGGATATACCAGCTGCATTGACAAAGATGCCGATGTTACTATCAGAGAAAAATGCTGCTAAGCTGGACCCAAAGTTCCTTGAGTTGCCTGTATTTTGGACACCATTACGTCAATACCGGATGGTCAGTGCTTTTCCCAACAAATTGTGTCTGGACAACAATAATTTCACTGGTGTGATTCCCCCTGAGATTGGTCAGCTAAAAATGCTTGACATCCTTAATTTAAGCTCCAACAGCTTAACTGGTGGAATACCACAAGAAATCTGCAACCTCACAAACCTGCAAACACTCGATCTGTCGAACAACCAGCTCACAGGTGCAATACCATCTGCACTGAATGGTCTGCACTTCCTTTCCAAATTTGATGTTTCCAACAACAAGCTAGAAGGGAAAGTTCCAAGTGGAGGACAGTTTGATTCTTTTTCAAATTCTAGCTACAGTGGGAATCCAAAGCTATGTGGCCCTATGATCAATAATGACTGCAACTCAACATCATCTTCAGCGTCCCCAAGACGGTGGAACAAGAAGAACATTACTGCCGTTGGATTAGGTGTGTTCTTCGGCGGGCTTGCCATTCTGTTCTTGCTGGGACGTCTGCTTATGGCCCTCAGAAGAACAAACTCTGTCCACCAAAACAAGGGTAGCAGCAATGGCGACATAGAGGCAAGTTCATTTACCTCTGCATCAGATGACTTGTGCAATGTGATGAAAGGAAGCATTTTGGTGATGGTACCTCAAGGCAAGGGAGAATCAGGCAAAATCACCTTCCATGATATCTTAAAGGCCACAAATAACTTTGACCAGCAGAACATCATCGGCTGCGGAGGTAATGGTCTGGTTTACAAGGCAGAACTGCCAAATGGACCCAAGCTTGCCATCAAGAAGCTCAACGGCGAAATGTGTCTGATGGAAAGAGAATTCACCGCAGAGGTTGACGCACTCACCGTGGCGAAACACGACAACCTTGTGCCTCTATGGGGCTACTACATCCAGGGAAACTCGAGGCTCCTCATATATTCTTACATGGAGAATGGCAGCCTGGATGATTGGCTTCACAACAGGGACAATGGCAACACATTGCTTGACTGGCCAACAAGGCTAGAGATTGCACAAGGAGCAAGCCGGGGCCTTTTCTACATCCACAATATCTGCAAGCCACACATTGTACATCGTGATATCAAGTCCAGCAACATCCTTCTCGACAGAGATTTCAAAGCTTATGTTGCAGATTTCGGGCTTGCCAGATTGATCCGTCCCTATGACACACATGTCACAACTGAGCTGGTCGGCACTCTGGGTTATATTCCTCCCGAGTACGGGCACGCATGGGTGGCCACACTGAGGGGAGACATATACAGTTTTGGAGTGGTGTTGCTTGAGCTGCTCACAGGGAAAAGGCCCGTCGAGGTCCTGTCCAAGTCCAAGGAACTTGTCCAGTGGGTACGGGAGATGACGTCCCAGGGAAAGCATATTGAAGTCTTGGATCCAGCGCTGAGAGAACAAGGGCATGAAGAGCAAATGCTGAAGGTGCTTGAAGTTGCTCGCAAGTGTATAAACCATAATCCTTGCCAGAGGCCAAGCATCCAAGAGGTGGTATCCTGCCTGGAAAATGCAGATGTGAACCTGCAGACGGAAACGTAG